A genome region from Bacteroides stercoris ATCC 43183 includes the following:
- a CDS encoding ExbD/TolR family protein: MASMTDVIFLLLIFFMITSTVVSPNAIKVLLPQGKQQTSAKPLTRVIIDKDLNYYAAFGNDKEQALALDELTPFLQSCAAKEPEMYVALYADESVPYREIVKVLNIANENHFKMVLATRPPENK, encoded by the coding sequence ATGGCGTCCATGACGGATGTTATATTCCTGCTGTTGATTTTCTTTATGATTACTTCTACGGTAGTATCACCGAATGCAATCAAGGTATTGCTTCCGCAGGGAAAACAGCAGACATCTGCCAAGCCGCTGACAAGGGTTATCATTGATAAGGACTTGAACTATTACGCCGCTTTCGGTAATGATAAGGAACAGGCGCTGGCTTTGGACGAGCTGACTCCTTTTCTGCAATCGTGCGCAGCGAAAGAGCCCGAAATGTATGTGGCATTGTATGCCGATGAGTCCGTCCCCTATCGGGAAATTGTGAAGGTGCTGAATATCGCTAATGAAAATCATTTCAAAATGGTGCTGGCTACACGCCCGCCTGAGAATAAGTAA
- a CDS encoding cell envelope integrity protein TolA: MNRKKKGKYIGLAGALLVHVVVIALLILVGFTLPEQSEEGGVPVMMGETPDAWGAADPSLVEVETMPEEAAPEMPEEAEQEMLTQEDEETVAIKPKVEEKKKEVKKPEKSAAEKAEEARKLAAEKAERERKAAEEAARKRVAGAFGKGAQMGSKGATEGTGVQGSPTGNSSEGATAGTGGYGTFNLGGRSIGEGGLPRPVYNVQDEGKVVVTITVNPAGQVIGTSINRQTNTVNPALRKAAEDAAKKARFNTVSGLSNQTGTITYYFNLK, encoded by the coding sequence GTGAATCGGAAGAAGAAAGGAAAATATATAGGATTGGCAGGTGCGCTGTTGGTGCACGTTGTTGTCATTGCCCTTTTGATACTGGTGGGATTTACCTTGCCCGAACAGTCGGAGGAAGGCGGTGTGCCCGTGATGATGGGAGAAACACCCGATGCGTGGGGGGCTGCCGACCCTTCTTTGGTTGAAGTGGAGACGATGCCGGAAGAGGCCGCTCCGGAAATGCCGGAAGAGGCGGAGCAGGAGATGCTGACGCAGGAAGATGAAGAAACCGTTGCCATAAAGCCTAAGGTGGAAGAAAAGAAGAAAGAGGTGAAGAAACCCGAAAAGAGCGCTGCCGAGAAAGCCGAAGAGGCGCGTAAGCTGGCTGCGGAAAAAGCGGAGCGTGAACGGAAGGCAGCCGAAGAAGCTGCCCGCAAACGTGTAGCGGGAGCTTTCGGCAAAGGTGCGCAAATGGGCAGCAAAGGTGCTACGGAAGGAACCGGTGTGCAGGGGAGTCCTACGGGAAACTCTTCGGAAGGGGCAACTGCCGGGACCGGCGGATACGGGACCTTTAACCTTGGCGGACGCTCCATAGGCGAGGGCGGATTGCCGCGTCCCGTATATAATGTGCAGGATGAGGGAAAAGTGGTGGTTACCATTACCGTAAATCCAGCCGGGCAGGTTATCGGCACCAGCATCAACCGCCAGACGAATACCGTAAACCCCGCCTTGCGGAAAGCTGCCGAAGACGCGGCGAAGAAAGCGAGGTTCAATACGGTAAGCGGATTGAGTAACCAGACGGGAACGATTACATATTATTTTAATCTAAAATAA
- a CDS encoding DJ-1 family glyoxalase III, with the protein MGTVYVFFADGFEEIEAFTSVDVMRRAGLNVEMITVTPDEIVKGAHGVPVLCDKNIVNCDFFDADLILLPGGMPGAATLEKCDDLRRLILRFAEENKPIAAICAAPMVLGKLGLLKGKKATCYPGFEQYLEGADCTGAMVEKDGNVITGKGPGAAMEFALAVVELLQGKDKVAELKEAMIV; encoded by the coding sequence ATGGGTACAGTTTATGTGTTTTTTGCAGACGGTTTTGAAGAAATAGAGGCTTTCACTTCGGTCGATGTAATGAGACGTGCGGGGTTGAATGTGGAAATGATTACGGTTACTCCTGACGAGATTGTGAAGGGCGCTCATGGCGTACCGGTGCTTTGTGACAAGAATATCGTGAACTGTGACTTTTTCGACGCTGATTTGATATTGCTTCCGGGCGGTATGCCGGGTGCGGCCACTTTGGAGAAGTGCGATGACTTGCGTAGACTGATTTTACGCTTTGCCGAAGAAAACAAACCGATTGCAGCCATTTGCGCCGCTCCTATGGTGCTCGGCAAACTGGGACTGTTGAAAGGTAAGAAAGCTACTTGCTATCCGGGTTTTGAACAATATCTGGAGGGTGCCGACTGCACTGGAGCGATGGTGGAAAAAGACGGCAATGTCATTACAGGAAAAGGTCCGGGCGCTGCCATGGAGTTTGCTTTGGCGGTGGTAGAATTGCTGCAGGGCAAGGATAAAGTTGCCGAATTGAAAGAGGCGATGATTGTCTGA
- a CDS encoding 2-C-methyl-D-erythritol 4-phosphate cytidylyltransferase, translating into MKYVLIVAGGKGLRMGCELPKQFLPIGGKPVLMRTIEAFYAYSPEIRIILVLPCNQQAYWNELCRKHGFSIPHQIADGGETRFHSVKNGLAFVTTPGLVGVHDGVRPFVAQEVIARCYSLAAGKQAVIPVTDVVETVRHLVGEGSETVSRDAYKLVQTPQVFDADLLKQAYEQPYTSHFTDDASVVEALGKPVYLTEGNRENIKITTPFDLKIAAALLDSCSI; encoded by the coding sequence ATGAAGTATGTTCTGATTGTAGCCGGCGGTAAAGGTTTGCGCATGGGATGCGAACTTCCCAAACAATTTCTTCCGATAGGGGGAAAACCTGTATTGATGCGTACCATAGAGGCCTTTTATGCGTATAGCCCGGAGATACGGATAATATTGGTGCTTCCATGCAACCAGCAGGCTTACTGGAATGAGTTGTGCCGGAAACATGGTTTTTCAATCCCTCATCAAATCGCAGACGGCGGAGAAACACGCTTCCATTCGGTGAAGAACGGACTGGCATTTGTTACAACACCGGGTTTGGTCGGAGTGCATGACGGGGTACGCCCTTTTGTGGCTCAGGAGGTTATAGCCCGTTGTTACTCCCTGGCTGCCGGGAAGCAGGCGGTGATTCCTGTGACGGATGTGGTGGAGACGGTGCGTCATTTGGTTGGCGAAGGAAGTGAAACTGTCAGCCGCGACGCATACAAGCTGGTACAGACTCCGCAGGTGTTTGATGCGGATTTGCTGAAACAGGCTTATGAGCAGCCTTATACTTCGCATTTTACGGATGATGCCTCGGTGGTCGAGGCATTGGGCAAGCCCGTTTATCTGACGGAAGGTAACCGGGAAAACATAAAGATAACCACTCCTTTTGATTTGAAAATAGCTGCCGCCCTTTTGGACTCATGTTCGATTTAA
- the recG gene encoding ATP-dependent DNA helicase RecG, which yields MFDLTTRDIKYLSGVGPQRASVLNKELGIFSFHDLLYYFPYKYVDRSRIYRIREIDGAMPYIQLKGEILGFETAGEGRQRRLIAHFSDGTGIVDLIWFQGIKYLIGKYKVHQEYIVFGKPTVFNGRINIAHPDIDPASELKLSAMGLQPYYNTTEKMKRSSLNSHAIEKMMKSLVGQLNEPLPETLSPALLAEHHLMPLTDALMNIHFPSGPDVLRKAEYRLKFEELFYVQLNILRYAKDRQRKYWGYVFEKVGDIFNGFYSRNLPFELTNAQKRVLKEIRRDLGAGRQMNRLLQGDVGSGKTLVALMSMLIALDNGYQACMMAPTEILANQHYETIRELLYGMDVRVELLTGSIKGKRRETILSGLLTGDVQILIGTHAVIEDTVNFASLGLVVIDEQHRFGVAQRARLWTKSVQPPHILVMTATPIPRTLAMTLYGDLDVSVIDELPPGRKPIATIHQFDSHRVSLYRSVRKQIDEGRQVYIVYPLIKESEKIDLKNLEEGYLHICEEFPDCRVCKVHGKMKPAEKDAQMQLFVSGEAQIMVATTVIEVGVNVPNASVMIIENAERFGLSQLHQLRGRVGRGADQSYCILVTGYKLAEDTRKRLEIMVRTNDGFEIAEADLKLRGPGDLEGTQQSGIAFDLKIADIARDGQLLQYVREVAQTIVDKDPNGSLPENEILWRQLKSLRKANVNWAAIS from the coding sequence ATGTTCGATTTAACTACGCGTGACATAAAATATCTGTCGGGCGTCGGGCCGCAGCGTGCTTCGGTGCTCAATAAGGAATTGGGCATCTTTTCTTTCCATGATTTATTGTATTATTTTCCTTATAAATACGTAGACCGCAGCCGCATCTATCGCATCCGTGAAATAGACGGTGCGATGCCTTATATCCAGTTGAAAGGTGAAATCTTAGGCTTTGAAACGGCGGGTGAAGGACGGCAACGGCGGCTGATAGCTCACTTTTCGGACGGTACGGGGATAGTCGACCTGATTTGGTTTCAAGGCATCAAATATCTGATAGGAAAGTACAAGGTTCATCAGGAATATATCGTATTTGGCAAACCTACGGTGTTTAACGGCAGGATAAACATTGCGCATCCGGACATAGACCCGGCTTCCGAACTGAAGCTCTCTGCCATGGGGTTGCAGCCCTATTACAATACGACGGAGAAGATGAAGCGAAGCTCGCTCAACTCGCACGCCATCGAGAAGATGATGAAAAGCCTCGTCGGGCAGTTGAACGAACCTCTGCCCGAAACGCTTTCTCCCGCCCTGCTGGCAGAGCACCATCTGATGCCGCTGACGGATGCTTTGATGAATATCCATTTCCCATCCGGTCCGGATGTGCTGCGAAAAGCGGAGTACCGCCTGAAATTCGAGGAACTGTTCTATGTCCAGTTGAACATACTGCGTTATGCCAAAGACAGGCAGCGCAAATACTGGGGGTATGTTTTTGAGAAAGTGGGGGATATATTCAACGGCTTTTATTCCCGCAATCTTCCTTTTGAGTTGACGAACGCTCAGAAACGCGTGTTGAAGGAGATACGCCGGGACTTGGGTGCAGGCAGGCAGATGAACCGTCTTTTGCAGGGAGATGTGGGGAGCGGAAAGACATTGGTTGCGTTGATGAGTATGCTGATTGCGCTTGATAACGGTTATCAGGCATGTATGATGGCGCCTACCGAAATATTGGCAAACCAACATTACGAAACGATTCGTGAACTATTGTACGGAATGGATGTACGGGTTGAACTGTTGACCGGTTCAATCAAAGGCAAACGGAGGGAGACCATTCTTTCCGGCCTGCTGACAGGAGATGTACAGATACTTATCGGTACGCACGCCGTCATTGAAGATACCGTGAACTTTGCATCATTGGGACTGGTTGTCATTGACGAGCAGCACCGTTTCGGCGTGGCCCAGCGTGCCCGTTTGTGGACAAAAAGCGTACAGCCGCCTCATATTTTGGTCATGACCGCGACTCCCATACCGCGGACTCTGGCAATGACGCTTTATGGCGATCTGGATGTATCGGTCATTGATGAGCTTCCGCCGGGAAGAAAGCCGATTGCCACCATTCATCAGTTCGACAGCCATCGCGTAAGCCTGTATCGTTCCGTGCGCAAACAGATTGACGAAGGACGTCAGGTTTATATCGTTTATCCTTTAATCAAGGAGAGCGAAAAGATTGACCTCAAGAACCTGGAAGAAGGCTATCTGCATATCTGTGAGGAGTTTCCCGATTGTAGGGTTTGCAAGGTGCACGGGAAAATGAAACCTGCCGAAAAGGATGCGCAAATGCAGTTGTTCGTTTCCGGCGAGGCGCAGATAATGGTTGCCACCACGGTTATTGAAGTCGGTGTGAATGTACCTAACGCTTCCGTGATGATAATAGAGAATGCCGAACGTTTCGGACTTTCCCAGCTTCATCAGCTCCGTGGTCGTGTAGGGCGCGGAGCCGACCAGTCTTATTGTATTCTGGTGACCGGTTATAAATTGGCGGAAGATACCCGGAAACGTCTGGAGATTATGGTACGCACGAACGATGGTTTCGAGATAGCCGAAGCTGATTTGAAACTTCGCGGGCCGGGTGATTTGGAAGGAACCCAGCAAAGCGGCATTGCTTTTGATTTGAAAATAGCGGATATAGCCCGCGACGGACAACTTCTGCAATATGTCCGTGAAGTAGCCCAGACCATTGTCGATAAGGACCCGAATGGTTCCCTTCCTGAAAATGAAATATTGTGGCGACAGTTGAAATCCTTGCGAAAGGCAAACGTTAATTGGGCGGCCATAAGCTGA
- a CDS encoding peptidoglycan DD-metalloendopeptidase family protein gives MNFNWIRTALLAATAMVSLNSFSQDLIARQAPIDRKLKSVDSLALQKQIRAEQSLYPGLDLYPSWNNEFVQAYGNAIVPESYTFDLKGFCMPTEHTRITDVFGYRPRRRRAHYGLDIKVYVGDTIRAAFDGKVRIVKNQGRRGYGKYVVIRHDNGLETVYGHLSKQLVDINQLVKAGEPIALGGNTGRSTGSHLHFETRFLGIPINPALMFDFEKQDIVADSYTFRKTKGTSGTARSMASGEGLFYKVKKGDTLSKIASRQGTSIDKLCKLNRITRRTILRPGQVLRCS, from the coding sequence ATGAATTTTAATTGGATTAGAACGGCTTTATTAGCAGCAACGGCAATGGTCAGCCTGAACTCTTTCTCGCAGGACCTGATTGCCCGCCAAGCTCCCATTGACAGAAAACTTAAAAGCGTAGATTCATTGGCTTTGCAGAAACAAATCCGTGCGGAACAGTCTTTGTATCCGGGGTTGGATTTGTATCCGAGCTGGAACAATGAATTTGTGCAGGCTTATGGCAATGCTATCGTGCCGGAAAGTTATACTTTTGATTTGAAAGGCTTTTGCATGCCTACTGAACATACCCGTATCACTGACGTATTCGGCTATCGCCCTCGCAGAAGAAGAGCGCATTACGGTTTGGATATTAAAGTATATGTAGGCGATACAATTCGTGCCGCGTTTGACGGTAAGGTACGTATCGTTAAGAATCAGGGCCGTCGCGGATATGGTAAATATGTCGTTATCCGTCATGATAACGGTTTGGAAACGGTCTATGGGCATTTGTCCAAGCAATTGGTTGATATAAACCAGTTGGTAAAGGCCGGTGAACCTATTGCACTGGGCGGTAATACCGGACGTTCTACCGGCTCTCACCTCCACTTTGAAACTCGTTTCCTGGGAATTCCTATTAACCCTGCATTGATGTTCGATTTTGAAAAGCAGGATATTGTTGCCGATTCTTATACGTTCCGTAAGACCAAAGGCACTTCCGGTACGGCTCGCAGTATGGCATCGGGTGAAGGTCTGTTCTATAAGGTGAAGAAAGGCGATACCTTATCCAAGATTGCATCCCGTCAGGGTACAAGCATCGACAAGCTTTGTAAGCTGAACCGCATTACCCGGAGAACAATTCTCCGCCCGGGACAGGTATTGCGTTGCTCATAA
- a CDS encoding DUF1599 domain-containing protein has protein sequence MKDTKQQFEHVIAICRDLFSKKLHDYGPAWRILRPASVTDQIFIKANRIRSIETKGVTLVDEGIRSEFIAIVNYGIIGLIQLELGYAESADMTNEEAMVLYDKYAKESLELMLAKNHDYDEAWRSMRISSYTDLILMKIYRTKQIESLSGQTLVSEGVDANYMDMINYSVFGLIKIEFGD, from the coding sequence ATGAAAGATACCAAGCAACAATTTGAGCATGTCATCGCCATTTGCCGTGACCTGTTCTCCAAGAAACTTCATGATTACGGTCCTGCATGGCGCATTCTTCGTCCGGCTTCCGTAACCGACCAGATATTCATTAAGGCCAATCGTATTCGGAGCATTGAGACTAAAGGCGTGACTTTGGTGGACGAAGGTATCCGTTCGGAGTTCATTGCGATTGTCAACTACGGTATTATCGGTTTGATACAACTGGAGTTGGGATATGCCGAATCTGCGGATATGACGAACGAAGAGGCAATGGTCCTGTATGATAAATATGCGAAAGAGTCGCTGGAATTGATGCTTGCCAAGAACCACGATTACGATGAGGCTTGGCGCAGTATGCGTATCAGTTCGTATACGGACTTGATATTGATGAAGATATACCGTACAAAGCAAATTGAAAGTCTGTCCGGCCAGACACTGGTTTCGGAAGGTGTCGATGCCAACTATATGGACATGATTAATTATTCCGTATTTGGTTTGATAAAGATAGAGTTTGGAGACTGA
- a CDS encoding BT_3928 family protein, protein METEKKHIIKLVWVNTCRFLLATLFIFSGFVKAVDPLGSFYKIQDYLAAFGIISWFPTYLPLLFAIILSSAEFCVGVFLFFGVRRKIASTLALLLMSVMTPLTLYLALANPVSDCGCFGDAWVLTNWQTFGKNIVLLIAAIAVFRERKLMFRFVTLKIEWMVSLYTLLFVFALSFYCLEYLPVLDFRPYKIGADIKAGMEIPEGAKPSVFESRFVLEKDGRQQEFTLDNYPDSTWTFVETRTVLKEKGYEPPIHDFSMISLGTGEDITDSVLTDKGYTFLLVAHRIEEADDSNIDLINEIYDYSVEHGYGFYALTSSPDEEIEMWRERTGAEYPFCQMDDITLKTIIRSNPGLLLIKDGTILNKWSDNQLPDEYVLNDSLDKLKLGQQKQENKLHTIGYVLLWFIVPLTLVVGIDILIIKRRERKSREQQAAQSSDNRENDKL, encoded by the coding sequence TTGGAGACTGAGAAAAAACATATTATAAAGCTCGTCTGGGTAAATACCTGCCGTTTTTTGCTGGCAACGTTGTTTATCTTCTCCGGATTTGTGAAGGCTGTCGATCCGCTCGGTTCATTTTATAAGATTCAGGATTATCTGGCGGCATTCGGCATAATTTCATGGTTTCCTACATACCTGCCGTTACTTTTTGCCATCATTCTGTCATCTGCAGAGTTCTGTGTAGGAGTTTTCCTCTTTTTCGGTGTACGCCGGAAGATTGCGTCGACCTTGGCGCTTCTCCTGATGAGCGTAATGACTCCGTTGACCTTGTATCTTGCTTTGGCAAATCCCGTATCCGATTGCGGATGCTTTGGCGATGCCTGGGTGTTGACGAACTGGCAGACATTCGGGAAGAATATCGTATTGCTGATTGCGGCGATAGCGGTATTCCGGGAGCGGAAACTCATGTTCCGCTTCGTTACGCTGAAGATAGAATGGATGGTGTCCTTATACACGCTTTTGTTTGTCTTTGCACTTTCTTTTTATTGCTTGGAATATCTGCCGGTACTGGACTTCCGCCCTTATAAGATCGGAGCGGATATAAAGGCGGGCATGGAGATTCCCGAAGGTGCGAAACCGAGTGTATTCGAGAGCCGCTTTGTATTGGAGAAAGACGGCAGGCAACAGGAGTTTACATTGGATAATTATCCGGACAGCACATGGACTTTTGTCGAAACGCGTACCGTTTTGAAAGAAAAAGGCTATGAACCACCCATTCATGATTTCTCCATGATAAGCCTGGGCACGGGTGAAGATATAACCGACAGTGTACTGACCGACAAAGGATATACCTTTTTATTGGTAGCCCACCGGATAGAGGAAGCGGACGATAGCAATATCGACCTTATCAATGAAATCTATGATTACAGTGTGGAGCACGGCTACGGTTTTTATGCGCTGACTTCCTCGCCGGATGAAGAAATTGAGATGTGGCGTGAAAGAACCGGTGCGGAATACCCGTTCTGCCAGATGGATGATATTACCCTGAAAACGATTATCCGTTCCAATCCCGGCCTGCTGCTGATAAAAGACGGTACAATCCTGAATAAATGGAGCGATAACCAACTTCCCGATGAATATGTACTGAACGATAGTCTGGATAAATTAAAGTTGGGACAGCAGAAACAGGAAAATAAATTGCACACCATTGGCTACGTATTATTGTGGTTTATCGTACCTTTGACGCTGGTTGTCGGCATTGATATTCTGATAATCAAGCGGAGAGAAAGAAAAAGCAGGGAGCAGCAAGCCGCCCAATCCTCGGACAATCGGGAAAATGACAAATTGTAA
- the tpiA gene encoding triose-phosphate isomerase — protein MRKNIVAGNWKMNKTLQEGIALAKELNEALANEKPNCDVIICTPFIHLASVTPLVDAAKIGVGAENCADKESGAYTGEVSAAMVASTGAKYVILGHSERRAYYGETVEILEEKVKLALANGLTPIFCIGEVLEEREANKQNEVVAAQLASVFSLSAEDFSKIILAYEPVWAIGTGKTATPAQAQEIHAFIRSAVAEKYGKEIAENCSILYGGSCKPSNAKELFANPDVDGGLIGGAALKVADFKGIIDAFN, from the coding sequence ATGAGAAAAAACATTGTTGCAGGAAACTGGAAAATGAACAAAACCCTTCAGGAGGGTATTGCTCTTGCAAAAGAACTGAATGAAGCGTTGGCTAACGAAAAGCCTAATTGTGATGTAATCATCTGTACTCCGTTTATTCACCTGGCATCTGTTACTCCGCTGGTAGATGCTGCCAAAATCGGTGTAGGTGCAGAAAACTGTGCAGATAAGGAATCTGGTGCATATACAGGTGAGGTATCAGCCGCTATGGTTGCTTCTACCGGTGCCAAGTATGTAATCCTCGGTCACTCGGAACGTCGTGCTTACTACGGTGAAACAGTGGAAATCCTGGAAGAAAAAGTAAAATTGGCTTTGGCCAACGGTCTGACTCCGATTTTCTGTATCGGTGAAGTGCTGGAAGAACGTGAAGCTAACAAGCAGAATGAAGTGGTTGCCGCTCAGTTGGCATCTGTATTCTCTCTGTCTGCCGAAGATTTCTCCAAGATTATCCTGGCTTACGAACCGGTTTGGGCCATCGGTACAGGCAAGACTGCTACTCCGGCACAGGCACAGGAAATCCATGCTTTCATCCGTTCTGCCGTTGCCGAGAAGTATGGCAAGGAAATCGCTGAAAACTGCTCTATCCTTTACGGTGGTAGCTGCAAGCCTTCCAATGCAAAGGAACTGTTTGCAAATCCTGATGTAGACGGTGGCCTGATTGGTGGTGCTGCTTTGAAGGTTGCTGACTTCAAGGGTATCATCGACGCTTTTAATTAA
- a CDS encoding SPOR domain-containing protein: protein MKKLGLLLIACFAFAAISVAQNNIVKSLERNVPGQGKVSIHQDVRIGALIGSEYIPTGSDDRKVIKSSGYRVQVYAGNNTRQAKNEAYSVASNIKERFPDLPVYTSFNPPRWLCRAGDFRSIEEADAMMRQLRATGAFKEVSIVKDQINIPL from the coding sequence ATGAAGAAACTCGGTTTGCTTTTAATTGCATGTTTTGCCTTTGCCGCTATATCTGTGGCGCAGAATAACATCGTAAAGAGTCTGGAACGTAATGTGCCGGGGCAGGGTAAAGTGTCCATTCATCAGGATGTCCGTATCGGGGCACTGATAGGTTCGGAGTATATCCCTACCGGTTCGGACGACCGGAAAGTGATTAAAAGTTCGGGCTATCGCGTACAGGTATATGCCGGTAATAACACCCGTCAGGCCAAGAATGAAGCCTATTCGGTGGCTTCCAATATAAAAGAGCGTTTTCCTGACCTTCCCGTTTATACATCTTTCAACCCGCCCCGCTGGTTGTGCCGTGCAGGCGACTTCCGCAGCATTGAGGAAGCGGATGCCATGATGCGCCAACTGCGTGCCACCGGTGCTTTCAAGGAAGTGTCTATCGTGAAAGATCAGATAAATATCCCCCTTTAA
- the folE gene encoding GTP cyclohydrolase I FolE: MLGKEEIVSPSLDELKEHYHHILTLLGEDPEREGLLKTPERVAKAMLALTKGYSMDPHEVLRSAKFKEDYNQMVIVKDIDFFSLCEHHMLPFYGKAHVAYIPNGYITGLSKIARVVDIFSHRLQVQERMTLQIKECIQETLNPLGVMVVVEAKHMCMQMRGVEKQNSITTTSDFTGAFNQAKTREEFMNLIRHTS, translated from the coding sequence ATGTTAGGAAAAGAAGAAATCGTATCTCCTTCATTGGACGAACTGAAAGAACATTATCATCATATATTGACTTTGTTAGGTGAAGACCCTGAGCGTGAAGGGTTGCTGAAAACACCGGAACGGGTAGCCAAAGCCATGCTGGCACTGACTAAGGGGTACTCTATGGACCCGCACGAAGTACTCCGCTCCGCCAAGTTCAAGGAAGATTATAATCAGATGGTGATTGTGAAAGACATTGATTTCTTTTCTCTCTGTGAACACCATATGCTGCCTTTCTACGGCAAGGCGCACGTGGCTTATATTCCCAACGGCTACATTACAGGTTTGAGCAAGATTGCCCGTGTGGTGGATATCTTCTCTCACCGCTTGCAAGTACAGGAACGTATGACGCTCCAAATAAAGGAGTGTATTCAGGAAACGTTGAATCCTTTAGGCGTGATGGTCGTGGTAGAGGCGAAACACATGTGCATGCAGATGCGTGGCGTGGAGAAGCAGAATTCAATAACCACCACTTCCGACTTTACGGGGGCTTTCAATCAGGCCAAGACGCGTGAAGAGTTTATGAACCTCATCCGCCACACTTCTTAA